A window of the Lolium perenne isolate Kyuss_39 chromosome 7, Kyuss_2.0, whole genome shotgun sequence genome harbors these coding sequences:
- the LOC139833495 gene encoding BTB/POZ and MATH domain-containing protein 3-like, which produces MSTSALLSALRVGGRQKITASTFGARTQATGSHDFRVHRFTQVREKVANGTAVQSGTFGIGGHDWRIKCYPNGNNERNQGCISLYLRNASHAKSGDATANYKMSILDKSWKPSCTGTSSQGRLFKGSSLSWGWKDFIKIEDLDKEKHLADDCLTIVCDVTVDTGLRTEDYTDEVAAAEELTKAPPPFPVHGIAEAIWNRQEPDVKIEAGDGQTLAAHRWVLEAGSPVFKADLALASNDTVAELRVGDMDADVCKALLRFMYTNSQPPELEAMAERLLVAADRYELEELKLACEEALCKNIDTSSVTAALALAERHGCTVLRKAGMRFLSSPGNLDVVLASSDGLEKLKTSCPSALLELLDKKRPLNEQLISTRV; this is translated from the coding sequence ATGTCGACGTCCGCGCTCTTGTCCGCTCTGCGCGTCGGTGGCCGGCAGAAGATCACCGCCTCCACCTTCGGCGCGAGGACGCAGGCGACCGGCTCCCACGACTTCAGGGTCCACAGGTTCACGCAGGTcagggagaaggtggccaatggcACGGCCGTCCAGTCAGGCACGTTCGGCATCGGCGGGCACGACTGGCGTATCAAGTGCTACCCAAACGGCAACAACGAACGGAACCAAGGCTGCATCTCCCTCTACCTCCGGAACGCCAGCCACGCCAAGAGCGGCGACGCCACGGCTAACTACAAGATGAGCATACTCGACAAGTCCTGGAAGCCGTCGTGCACCGGGACCTCGTCACAAGGCCGCCTCTTCAAGGGTTCTAGTCTTAGTTGGGGCTGGAAGGATTTCATCAAAATTGAGGATCTGGACAAGGAGAAGCACCTCGCGGACGATTGCCTCACCATCGTCTGCGACGTCACCGTCGACACGGGGCTGCGCACCGAGGACTACACGGACGAGGTTGCTGCGGCGGAGGAACTCACCAAGGCGCCACCGCCGTTCCCCGTGCATGGCATCGCGGAAGCTATCTGGAACAGGCAGGAACCCGACGTGAAGATCGAGGCCGGCGACGGGCAGACGCTCGCCGCGCACCGGTGGGTGCTCGAGGCCGGATCCCCAGTCTTCAAGGCGGACCTCGCGCTCGCCTCCAACGACACCGTCGCTGAGCTACGCGTCGGCGACATGGACGCCGACGTGTGCAAGGCGCTGCTCCGGTTCATGTACACCAACTCGCAGCCGCCGGAGCTCGAGGCGATGGCGGAGCGGCTCCTCGTCGCGGCGGACAGGTACGAGCTGGAGGAGCTGAAGCTCGCCTGCGAGGAGGCGCTGTGCAAGAACATCGACACGAGCTCCGTGACCGCCGCACTGGCGCTGGCCGAGCGTCATGGTTGCACCGTGCTGAGGAAGGCGGGCATGCGATTCCTCTCTTCTCCCGGTAACCTGGATGTGGTCTTGGCGTCGTCCGATGGTCTTGAGAAGCTCAAGACAAGCTGCCCATCTGCTCTGCTGGAGCTCCTCGATAAGAAGAGGCCGCTGAATGAGCAGTTAATTAGCACACGCGTCTGA